From a single Phalacrocorax aristotelis chromosome 1, bGulAri2.1, whole genome shotgun sequence genomic region:
- the LGALS1 gene encoding galectin-1, translating into MSCGPVCTNLGLKPGQRLTVKGKIAPSAKSFVMNLGKDPSHLGLHFNPRFDAHGDVNTIVCNSKKVEEWGAEHRESVFPFQKGGTAEITFVVNQNDVAVHLPGHQFTFPNRLGLSVFDYFDTQGDFTLQSISLE; encoded by the exons ATGTCTTGC GGACCAGTATGCACCAACTTGGGTCTCAAGCCTGGCCAGCGCCTGACTGTCAAGGGGAAAATTGCACCAAGCGCCAAGAG ctttgTGATGAATCTGGGGAAGGATCCTTCCCACCTTGGGCTTCACTTCAATCCCCGTTTTGATGCTCATGGTGATGTGAACACCATTGTGTGCAACTCAAAGAAGGTGGAAGAGTGGggtgcagagcacagggagagcGTCTTCCCTTTCCAGAAGGGGGGTACAGCTGAG ATCACTTTTGTTGTCAACCAAAACGATGTGGCAGTCCACCTGCCAGGCCACCAGTTCACATTCCCTAACCGGCTTGGTCTTTCTGTGTTTGATTACTTTGATACACAAGGTGACTTCACACTCCAGAGCATCAGCTTGGAGTAA